Proteins from a genomic interval of Macrobrachium nipponense isolate FS-2020 chromosome 33, ASM1510439v2, whole genome shotgun sequence:
- the LOC135202978 gene encoding uncharacterized protein LOC135202978, producing MSHHLEEEDHDNDDIERELYQLGLSDVPPPPPPALRGAVPWPPPSARSLSAPAIQEDSLQDPSVPPHSPRPPPGGYRDPAQHGFGPAHLLLHHHHHQILQQHHQQPPPHHLHHHHHHLQHLHHHQPQHPPPQQQPQQQPQPQLQPPQHHHNPLVHLGGGHVSGQPAPLTQHNPLGAIGGATHSTAISHVGGVGVRMGLWAAERPPPPTHRSLTDLATGNPGHNLPHNPIRTTTPGISLYNGGLSTTALASTAGTVGGGGGGGAVGATGGGGGGGAIGGGEEEMMTWWEEEEEEPSHRSFK from the coding sequence ATGTCGCACCacctggaggaggaggaccacGACAACGATGACATCGAGCGGGAACTCTATCAACTCGGCCTCTCCGATGTCCCTCCGCCCCCTCCCCCGGCGCTCCGCGGGGCCGTCCCTTGGCCGCCGCCTTCCGCCCGCAGCCTCTCCGCCCCAGCGATCCAGGAGGACTCGCTCCAGGACCCCTCCGTGCCGCCACACAGTCCAAGACCTCCGCCGGGAGGCTACCGAGACCCGGCGCAGCATGGCTTTGGTCCGGCTCATCTCCTCCtccaccatcaccatcaccagATCCTCCAGCAGCATCACCAACAGCCGCCGCCACATCAtctccaccatcatcatcatcatcttcagcaTCTTCACCACCATCAGCCGCAGCATCCGCCGCCGCAGCAGCAGCCGCAGCAGCAGCCGCAGCCGCAGTTGCAGCCGCCGCAGCATCACCACAACCCTCTCGTCCACCTCGGAGGAGGTCATGTGTCCGGGCAGCCGGCCCCTTTGACGCAGCATAACCCCTTAGGAGCCATAGGAGGAGCCACTCACAGCACTGCCATTAGCCACGTGGGCGGAGTGGGAGTGCGGATGGGATTGTGGGCCGCTGAGCGACCGCCACCGCCCACGCATCGCAGCCTTACGGACTTGGCGACGGGTAATCCGGGCCACAACCTCCCCCATAATCCCATTCGCACCACGACGCCCGGGATTAGTTTATATAATGGTGGCCTTAGTACTACTGCCCTTGCGTCTACTGCCGGaactgtaggaggaggaggaggaggaggagctgtaggagctacaggtggaggaggaggaggaggagcaataggaggtggggaggaggagatgatgacgtggtgggaggaggaggaagaggagcccTCCCACCGGAGTTTCAAGTGA